The following coding sequences lie in one Treponema socranskii subsp. buccale genomic window:
- the gyrB gene encoding DNA topoisomerase (ATP-hydrolyzing) subunit B, with amino-acid sequence MSQSPEHYSAGSIQVLKGLEAVRKRPGMYIGSTGPQGLHHLVYEVVDNSIDEAMAGFCDRIIVALEKDDIVRVEDNGRGIPVGMHPTEHVSALELVLTRLHAGGKFDKGAYKVSGGLHGVGVSCVNALSSWMEATIDSDGKRWFQRYEIGVPKTKVQEIGTTDRHGTQIRWKADKTIFTETTTYDFDVLAKRLRELAFLNSGITIVFRDERLETPKEVVFKFDGGIRHFVSYLNEGKNVIPAEPAFIEGEDNGVMTELALQYNDGYNETIYTYVNDINTVEGGTHLDGFKIALTFVLNKFLEANQKLSKKMDEKLTGEDVRAGITAVLSLKVPEPQFEGQTKTKLGNSEVRTIVDSLVKEKLTLFFEQHPQDLEKILEKAVGEASARIAARRAKEATRRKSGLDSFGLPGKLSDCSSKDPAECEVYIVEGDSAGGSAKKGRDSKRQAILPLWGKMLNVEKTRIDKVINNDKLEPVIASLGAGIGKDFDISKLRYHKIIIMADADVDGSHIRTLLLTFFFRYMPQIIEDGYVYLAMPPLYKVSWNKKEWYVYDDNEKAEVLKQLGDNAAKASVQRYKGLGEMDGTQLWETTMDPARRKMKRVTIPDVVAADKMFSVCMGEAVEPRRKFIEENAVYANLDV; translated from the coding sequence ATGAGTCAATCACCGGAACATTATTCAGCGGGCAGCATTCAAGTTTTAAAAGGTCTCGAAGCGGTGCGCAAACGGCCGGGTATGTACATCGGTTCGACCGGGCCGCAGGGGCTTCATCATCTCGTATATGAAGTCGTAGACAACAGTATCGACGAAGCGATGGCGGGTTTTTGCGATCGGATCATCGTTGCCCTCGAAAAAGACGATATCGTACGCGTCGAAGACAACGGCCGCGGCATCCCCGTCGGCATGCATCCGACGGAGCACGTGAGCGCGCTGGAACTCGTTTTAACGCGTCTGCACGCCGGCGGCAAATTCGATAAAGGCGCGTACAAAGTTTCCGGCGGTTTGCACGGCGTCGGCGTCAGCTGCGTCAATGCGCTTTCCTCATGGATGGAAGCGACGATCGATTCCGACGGTAAACGCTGGTTTCAGCGGTACGAAATCGGTGTACCCAAGACGAAAGTGCAGGAAATCGGTACAACCGACCGCCACGGTACTCAAATACGCTGGAAAGCCGACAAAACGATTTTTACCGAAACGACGACTTACGATTTTGACGTTCTTGCAAAACGCTTGCGCGAACTCGCGTTTTTGAACAGCGGCATTACGATCGTATTCCGCGACGAGCGGCTCGAAACGCCGAAAGAGGTCGTCTTTAAATTCGACGGCGGCATCCGCCACTTCGTATCCTATCTCAACGAAGGGAAAAATGTCATTCCGGCGGAACCGGCTTTTATCGAAGGCGAAGACAACGGCGTTATGACCGAACTCGCGCTCCAATACAACGACGGCTATAACGAAACGATTTACACTTATGTCAACGATATCAATACGGTCGAAGGCGGAACTCACCTCGACGGCTTTAAAATCGCGCTGACTTTCGTACTCAATAAATTTTTGGAAGCGAATCAAAAACTTTCCAAAAAAATGGACGAAAAGCTCACCGGCGAAGACGTCCGTGCCGGCATTACCGCCGTTTTATCGCTCAAAGTGCCCGAACCGCAGTTTGAAGGGCAGACGAAAACGAAGCTCGGTAACAGTGAAGTGCGCACGATCGTTGATTCCCTTGTCAAAGAAAAATTGACGCTCTTTTTCGAACAGCATCCGCAGGATTTGGAAAAGATCCTCGAAAAAGCGGTCGGAGAAGCGAGCGCGCGGATCGCAGCTCGGCGGGCAAAAGAAGCGACGAGGCGTAAAAGCGGTCTCGACAGTTTCGGTCTTCCGGGCAAACTTTCCGATTGTTCGTCGAAAGATCCCGCCGAATGCGAAGTGTACATCGTTGAGGGCGATTCCGCAGGCGGTTCGGCCAAAAAAGGCCGCGATTCGAAGCGGCAGGCCATCCTTCCGCTGTGGGGCAAAATGCTCAACGTCGAAAAGACGCGGATCGACAAAGTGATCAACAACGACAAACTTGAACCGGTTATCGCGTCTTTGGGCGCCGGGATCGGAAAAGATTTCGACATATCGAAGCTCCGCTATCACAAGATAATCATCATGGCCGATGCCGATGTCGACGGTTCGCACATCCGCACGCTGCTGTTGACGTTCTTTTTCCGCTATATGCCGCAGATCATCGAAGACGGTTATGTGTACCTTGCGATGCCGCCGCTGTACAAAGTGAGCTGGAATAAAAAAGAGTGGTACGTATACGACGACAACGAAAAAGCCGAAGTTTTGAAGCAGCTCGGCGACAATGCGGCAAAGGCTTCCGTTCAGCGCTACAAAGGTCTCGGCGAAATGGACGGTACGCAGCTGTGGGAAACGACGATGGATCCCGCGAGACGAAAAATGAAGCGCGTGACGATTCCCGATGTCGTCGCCGCCGACAAAATGTTCAGCGTGTGCATGGGAGAAGCGGTCGAACCGCGCCGTAAGTTTATCGAAGAAAACGCCGTTTATGCCAATTTGGACGTTTGA